From the Deinococcus sonorensis KR-87 genome, the window CTCCACAGGGCCGCAACCTGACGGTCCGGCACATCCGCCCCGGCGACATCTTCGGTGAGGAGGCCCTGCACGGGCTGACCCGCACCCACCAGGTGATCGCGCTGACCGACGCGAGCGTGGAGGCCATCCACATGCAGCACCTCAGCGGCGAGGAGCTGTGGCAGGTGACCCGCAGCCTCTCGGCCCAGCTGCAGCGTGTGATGACCGACGGCGTGCACATTCAGGACGGCGAACTGCGCGAGCGCATCGCACGTTACCTGCTCAACCTCTCGGACAGCAGCCTGGGCGGACGCCACGCAGGCGGCCAGCTGTTTGTGCGGGCCACCCACGAGCTGATCGCCGAGGGCACCGGCGCCACCCGTGAGAGCGTCAGCAAGCTGATCGGGGAAATGCGCGACGACGGCCTGCTCAGCCCGGCCTACCGCTGCATCACGCTGTCCAACGAGGCGGCATTGCGGGCCCTGGCCGGCATCTGACCTTCTACAAAGGTTAGACAAAACAAGAAGAGCGGCGGCCCTGAAGGTGGGGCCGCCGCTCTCTTTGTCGTTACAGCAGGCCGCAGCGCTGCAGCTCTGCCTGGACGGCCGCCTCGAAGCGCGGCTGCACCTCGGCGTAGGGGGCCTCCACGGTGGCGCCCGCCGCCGGGAAGTGTCCGCCACCGCCCAGGCTGACCGCGATGTTCTGGGCGCTGGCGCGGCCCCTGGAGCGGATCGAGAGCTTCACGCGGTCGCCGTAGTCCTTGAAGATGGTGGCCAGCTCGGTGCCCTCGGCGCTGCGGATGGTGTTCACGTAGGACTCCACGTCGTCCCACTGGGCTCCGGCGCGGTCCAGCATGGTCTGGTCGATGCGGGCCGTCACCAGCAGGCCGCCGAAGCTGAACTGCAGGCTCTCCAGCACCTCACGCAGCAGCAGGTAGTAGCGCGGCGGGTTCTGCGACAGCCGCTCATTGATCCAGGCCAGCTGCGCGCCGTGCTCCACCAGCCGCGCCGCACAGCGCAGCACCGCCGGGGTGGTGCTGGCGAAGCGGAACGACCCGGTGTCCGTGTTGAGGCCGGTCAGCAGCGGCGTGGCGATGGCAGCGGTCCAGGCCACGCCCGCCTCCTGCAGCATCACGTCCACGATGTCGGTGACGATGCTGGCGGTGGCGGCCTGGCTGGGGTCCACCAGGCTCAGGTCGGCGCGGCGCAGGTTGGTGCCGTGGTGGTCGAGGTTGACGACCCGGCCCTGGAACCGGCTCAGGTCGGCGCCCGCCACCCGGTTGAGGTCGTTGTTGTCCACGTCCAGCACCGCCAGCAGCGCGTTCTCGGGCCACTCGTCCAGCCGCGTTTCCACCTCGCCCGGCTCCGCCAGGAAGCGCAGGTAGTGTGGCACGTCCATGTAGGTGCAGGCGCTGCACCCCACCGCCTTGAGGGCCCGTTGCAGGCCCAGGCAGCTGCCCAGGGCGTCGCCGTCCGGGTCCACGTGGCTG encodes:
- a CDS encoding cyclic nucleotide-binding domain-containing protein, whose product is MTMPIPAGLSTLHPELHGRPVRRGDTLYYAGDQSPTLYRLESGLLRAVRLTPQGRNLTVRHIRPGDIFGEEALHGLTRTHQVIALTDASVEAIHMQHLSGEELWQVTRSLSAQLQRVMTDGVHIQDGELRERIARYLLNLSDSSLGGRHAGGQLFVRATHELIAEGTGATRESVSKLIGEMRDDGLLSPAYRCITLSNEAALRALAGI
- a CDS encoding DHH family phosphoesterase; its protein translation is MNAPASSTPQNTPEPRYAQLVQEAAHQLVAHTGPVVILSHVDPDGDALGSCLGLQRALKAVGCSACTYMDVPHYLRFLAEPGEVETRLDEWPENALLAVLDVDNNDLNRVAGADLSRFQGRVVNLDHHGTNLRRADLSLVDPSQAATASIVTDIVDVMLQEAGVAWTAAIATPLLTGLNTDTGSFRFASTTPAVLRCAARLVEHGAQLAWINERLSQNPPRYYLLLREVLESLQFSFGGLLVTARIDQTMLDRAGAQWDDVESYVNTIRSAEGTELATIFKDYGDRVKLSIRSRGRASAQNIAVSLGGGGHFPAAGATVEAPYAEVQPRFEAAVQAELQRCGLL